One Synechococcus sp. CC9605 genomic window carries:
- a CDS encoding DUF1499 domain-containing protein yields the protein MLFHLAGPVPGDLGVSNGALRDCPTTAHCSSQTWESSKTMAEFNRLSELVQETPRTVVMDQTETYLHAEASSAFFGFVDDLELFADRDNNRIQARSESRLGDSDLGVNAARLAALQSRLKG from the coding sequence ATGCTGTTCCATCTTGCTGGCCCCGTCCCAGGGGATCTCGGCGTCAGCAACGGGGCTTTACGCGACTGCCCGACAACAGCTCACTGTTCCAGCCAAACCTGGGAGAGCTCTAAGACGATGGCTGAATTCAACAGGCTGAGTGAGTTGGTGCAGGAGACGCCGCGGACGGTTGTCATGGATCAAACCGAGACCTACCTCCATGCCGAGGCCAGCAGCGCATTCTTTGGTTTTGTGGACGACCTCGAACTGTTTGCTGATCGCGATAACAACCGGATCCAGGCAAGATCCGAGTCGCGCCTCGGCGACTCGGATCTTGGTGTAAACGCCGCAAGACTGGCGGCACTGCAATCCAGGCTGAAAGGCTGA